The genomic interval ATAAGTCAGGTTGAAGCAGTTGTTAGTCGCTTCTCTCTTATTGCATTTCAAATGATTTGATTTGGAAGATTTTACAGGTTTCTTTCTACTATTTGCTGCTTTTAATACTTATACTCATCATCTTTTGTACTAGTTTCTTTTTTTATTATATCTCTTTCACATTTATTTCTTTCATTTCTCTTTTTTGGACATATCTTTACCAGGTCTTTTACTATCTTGGAGTCGCTATACTCTTACACCCATTCTCTTTACGTTTCAGGAAGCTTTATCTTACACAATATTTCATGTGCAGGAACTTCTTCATACGGTTCCAAGGTCATAATGATTTCCATTGCCGCATGACATATAGGACAATGATCTACAAATTCCGCTTCTTCCATCTCTATTTCCATCGGAAATATTTTCTGCAGTTTTTCTAACTTATCACTGTATTGGTTTGAGTATAATCCATAATTCCGTACTGTTACAGTATGAGGGACAGGTATGTGATTCATGTATCGAGATACAAACAGTTCCTTATCCAACTCAATCCGCGTCTCTTTCCCTGCATGACGTTCAATATAACTAAATGTTCCTTTCTCTTCGTTTTCCACCAATTCTTGATTAAGGTTTATCACTACACCCTTAGCGGCGTGTGCTAAATATCCTATTATCTTTTGTACATTTCCCTGATAATATGTTGCGTATACATTCCATTCACGATCATTAATATCCTTCTGTTCAGGAATATCTTGTATATGTTTTCTCTGTAATTCCTTAACAAGATATTCTTTTATCACATCAGTAATTCGCGTATATGATATCGTTCCTAACGGCATCCAGTCACCGTTACCAGTCAGTCCACCATCAGATAACACGCAATGTATATGCGGTTTATAAGACATCCCCTTTCCATGTGTTTGAAATACCGCTATACATCCAGGGGTTATTCCATAATATTTCGATATGTTATTTATTGCACGCTTTACACATTCGAAAAAAGCGTTCATGAAATCTTTCTTATTTCTGAGCCACACGCCAGTGAAAACCTGTGGAATTGATATGACTAAATGAAAGTGATTAACATTTAAAACAGATGTTAATACCTTATCCTCCCATCTTTTCTGGTTCGCTTTATAACAGATAGGACAACCACGTTGGTTACAGGAATTATATACAGTTGCGATTGTTCCACATTTTGTGCATTGCACAACTCGGCCGCCATACCGGGTTGTTTTACACTCCCTCATATTCTGAAGAGAGCGTTTTTGTTTCGCATCAAGCTTAAAGGATCTTTTAAGCGCAACAGAGCATATCTGCTCGAGTATACGGTTCTTCATGCATAGCTTGTATGCACAAATTCCTTTTCCTGCCTAACATATTCTTTCTTTTCCTCGGCGCCGTAGGCGTCCGACTAACATTTGCTTAACCTGCATTGCGTACATTGGCGCGAAAAATGCCGAGCGCAGCGACAGCATTTTTCGTGACAATAGCAATGTCAGGTTGAAGCAGTTGTTAGAAGCTTGTTTTTCTTTTTTTCCATGTCTCTAATAAAAAAAGACTTGCCGTGTGTGCT from Teretinema zuelzerae carries:
- a CDS encoding IS91 family transposase, with the translated sequence MKNRILEQICSVALKRSFKLDAKQKRSLQNMRECKTTRYGGRVVQCTKCGTIATVYNSCNQRGCPICYKANQKRWEDKVLTSVLNVNHFHLVISIPQVFTGVWLRNKKDFMNAFFECVKRAINNISKYYGITPGCIAVFQTHGKGMSYKPHIHCVLSDGGLTGNGDWMPLGTISYTRITDVIKEYLVKELQRKHIQDIPEQKDINDREWNVYATYYQGNVQKIIGYLAHAAKGVVINLNQELVENEEKGTFSYIERHAGKETRIELDKELFVSRYMNHIPVPHTVTVRNYGLYSNQYSDKLEKLQKIFPMEIEMEEAEFVDHCPICHAAMEIIMTLEPYEEVPAHEILCKIKLPET